Proteins encoded within one genomic window of Candidatus Thermodiscus eudorianus:
- a CDS encoding DUF433 domain-containing protein, which yields MEVSKEMVLLPGYKWLEVVPGKRGGRPTVRGTRITVDDILDMLAAGWRPEEVAEEFDIPLEAVYEALRFASKTLKRVRVVAEASS from the coding sequence ATGGAGGTATCCAAAGAAATGGTGCTACTACCAGGATACAAATGGCTAGAAGTGGTGCCAGGAAAGCGTGGTGGCAGACCAACCGTTAGAGGAACTCGCATAACAGTTGACGATATTCTAGACATGCTTGCGGCTGGCTGGAGACCCGAAGAGGTTGCTGAGGAATTTGATATACCGTTGGAAGCCGTATATGAGGCATTAAGGTTTGCATCTAAGACGCTAAAGAGGGTTAGAGTCGTTGCTGAGGCTTCTAGCTGA
- a CDS encoding DUF5615 family PIN-like protein, which produces MRQYGVDVTRLQDLGIRGISDKELVNIANELERIILTRDADFTVPSLLSLIRYGVIYISYQPSKNEIQRLAERIASMANQLEPRPGLLIVIEHEYIEVYD; this is translated from the coding sequence TTGAGACAGTATGGCGTAGATGTTACTCGTTTACAAGACTTAGGTATCCGGGGTATTAGCGACAAAGAGTTAGTCAATATAGCAAACGAACTTGAGCGGATAATATTAACAAGAGACGCCGATTTTACAGTACCAAGTCTCTTATCTCTGATAAGGTATGGAGTAATCTACATTTCCTACCAGCCTTCTAAGAACGAAATACAAAGACTAGCCGAGAGAATAGCTTCAATGGCCAACCAGCTAGAGCCTAGGCCTGGGCTACTCATAGTCATAGAGCATGAATACATAGAAGTCTATGACTAG